One Amorphoplanes digitatis genomic window carries:
- a CDS encoding LCP family protein translates to MPVMVTKRDDPTGTRVRRRPHRAPLWAKLVTAAGAALMLVSVGGIVASRYLLDQLTGNIQTTSSVLGDPAAAGAPAGELPEGAMSLLMLGLDTRQGWEAKGEVSRSDTILVLHITASHDQAYMISIPRDLIAEIPADRSIGFNGSTEKINSAYAYGSMNGRGWTGGARLATKAVQNLTGIDFDGVVVIDFEGFRGILEAMGGVRMCVDKDSWSSHYTVDSKGKVSYAVGADPTSPPRNALWFRKGCRNMAAWEALEFSRLRHSTNGDYDRQRHQQQLLRAMAKKATSAGILSNPAKVSAVMSAAGSSLRMDTNGVPVNDFIFGLKGLAAADLIPIRTNGGTFAAASGGGEGVTEATRALFRAASDDRLGEFLIDHPELVINDGGPL, encoded by the coding sequence ATGCCGGTAATGGTCACCAAGCGGGACGACCCTACCGGCACACGGGTGCGGCGCAGGCCGCACCGGGCGCCGCTGTGGGCGAAGCTGGTCACCGCGGCCGGCGCGGCGCTGATGCTGGTCAGCGTCGGCGGGATCGTCGCGTCCCGGTACCTGCTCGACCAGCTGACCGGCAACATCCAGACCACCTCCAGCGTGCTCGGCGACCCGGCGGCGGCGGGCGCGCCCGCCGGCGAGCTGCCCGAGGGCGCGATGAGCCTGCTGATGCTGGGCCTGGACACCCGGCAGGGCTGGGAGGCCAAGGGCGAGGTCTCCCGGTCCGACACGATCCTCGTCCTGCACATCACGGCGTCGCACGATCAGGCCTACATGATCTCGATTCCGCGGGACCTGATCGCCGAGATCCCCGCGGACCGGTCGATCGGCTTCAACGGCAGCACCGAGAAGATCAATTCCGCGTACGCGTACGGGTCCATGAACGGCCGCGGCTGGACCGGCGGTGCCCGGCTCGCCACCAAGGCCGTGCAGAACCTGACCGGCATCGACTTCGACGGCGTGGTCGTGATCGACTTCGAGGGGTTCCGCGGCATCCTCGAGGCGATGGGCGGTGTGCGCATGTGCGTGGACAAGGACAGCTGGTCCAGCCATTACACCGTCGACTCCAAGGGCAAGGTGAGCTACGCCGTCGGCGCCGACCCGACCTCTCCCCCGCGGAACGCGCTGTGGTTCCGCAAGGGGTGCCGCAACATGGCGGCGTGGGAGGCGCTGGAGTTCTCCCGGCTCCGGCACTCGACCAACGGCGACTACGACCGGCAGCGCCACCAGCAGCAGCTGCTGCGCGCGATGGCCAAGAAGGCGACGAGCGCGGGCATCCTGTCGAATCCGGCGAAGGTGTCGGCGGTCATGTCGGCCGCGGGATCCTCGCTGCGGATGGACACCAACGGCGTACCCGTCAACGACTTCATCTTCGGGTTGAAGGGCCTTGCCGCCGCCGACCTGATCCCGATCAGGACCAACGGCGGCACCTTCGCCGCCGCGTCCGGCGGCGGGGAGGGCGTCACGGAGGCCACCCGGGCGCTGTTCCGGGCCGCGTCCGACGACCGGCTGGGCGAGTTCCTCATCGACCATCCGGAGCTCGTCATCAACGACGGCGGGCCACTCTGA
- a CDS encoding HD domain-containing protein translates to MYGTVSTTRVDQARRVAQLVLADLPERWQHSAGVAERAEELAGTLGEDPDVLVAAAWLHDIGYADSIRETGFHPLDGARYLDDHGWPPRISALVAHHSGACFVAEARNLQEALRAFDREESPLADALTYADQTVGPGGRRMLVQQRISDMLRRHGPRSPNAAAHRLRGPYLLAVAHRVESRVAAACV, encoded by the coding sequence ATGTATGGGACCGTCTCCACGACCCGGGTGGATCAGGCACGACGGGTGGCCCAGCTCGTCCTCGCCGACCTGCCCGAACGGTGGCAGCACTCCGCCGGCGTCGCCGAACGCGCCGAGGAACTCGCCGGGACGCTCGGCGAGGACCCGGACGTGCTCGTCGCGGCGGCCTGGCTGCACGACATCGGCTACGCCGACTCGATCCGCGAGACCGGCTTCCACCCGCTCGACGGCGCGCGGTACCTCGACGACCACGGCTGGCCGCCGCGCATCAGCGCGCTGGTGGCGCACCACTCGGGTGCGTGCTTCGTGGCAGAGGCGCGCAACCTCCAGGAGGCGCTGCGGGCGTTCGACCGGGAGGAGTCACCGCTCGCCGACGCCCTGACCTACGCCGATCAGACCGTCGGCCCGGGCGGCCGTCGCATGCTCGTCCAACAGCGGATCTCCGACATGCTGCGCCGGCACGGCCCCCGGTCGCCGAACGCCGCCGCACACCGGCTGCGGGGGCCGTACCTGCTGGCCGTCGCGCACCGGGTGGAGAGCCGCGTCGCGGCGGCCTGCGTTTAG
- a CDS encoding glycosyltransferase: MRIVRIANFVTESSGGLRTALHELGAGYEAAGHEATLIVPGARRSDVRTAQGRVITLPAPGVPGMGGYRVLMDRRRTAAVLRGLAPDRIEVSDRTTLRWVGRWARRAGVPSVMVSHESLDGLSRLFGPAASRRVVDRANARTAADHTTVVCTTGWAAAEFTRIGARNVVRVPLGVDLDRFSPSRFDAGMRRRWAAPGDLLLLHCGRLSAEKRPRRSLNALAALHAAGVPAVLVVAGGGPLRPALQGEAADRGLPVRFLGHVRDRDELAGLLATADVVLAPGPVETFGLAALEALAGGTPVVASADSALPEVIGAAGIAAPGEGPAYAQAVLDLMGRPERRRTAREQACRYPWAASVDGFLAAHGIVAARC, encoded by the coding sequence GTGAGGATCGTGCGGATCGCGAACTTCGTGACCGAAAGCTCCGGCGGCCTGCGTACCGCGCTGCACGAGCTGGGCGCCGGGTACGAGGCCGCGGGCCACGAGGCCACGCTGATCGTGCCTGGCGCCCGCCGCTCGGACGTGCGTACCGCGCAGGGCCGGGTGATCACGCTGCCGGCGCCCGGTGTGCCCGGCATGGGTGGCTACCGGGTGCTGATGGACCGGCGCCGGACCGCCGCGGTGCTGCGCGGGCTCGCCCCGGACCGGATCGAGGTGTCGGACCGCACCACGCTGCGCTGGGTCGGCCGCTGGGCTCGGCGGGCCGGCGTGCCGTCGGTGATGGTGTCGCACGAGAGCCTGGACGGGCTGTCGCGGCTGTTCGGCCCGGCGGCGTCGCGGCGGGTGGTGGACCGGGCCAACGCGAGGACCGCGGCCGACCACACCACGGTGGTCTGCACGACCGGCTGGGCGGCCGCGGAGTTCACCCGGATCGGCGCCCGCAACGTGGTCCGCGTACCGCTGGGTGTTGATCTGGATCGGTTCTCGCCGTCCCGCTTCGATGCCGGGATGCGTCGTCGCTGGGCGGCCCCGGGGGACCTGCTGTTGCTGCACTGCGGGCGGCTGTCGGCCGAGAAGCGGCCGCGCCGGTCGCTGAACGCCCTCGCGGCCCTGCACGCGGCCGGCGTGCCGGCGGTCCTGGTGGTGGCCGGCGGCGGCCCGCTGCGCCCCGCCCTGCAGGGCGAGGCCGCCGACCGGGGCCTGCCCGTCCGGTTCCTGGGGCACGTCCGCGACCGGGACGAACTCGCCGGCCTGCTGGCCACCGCGGACGTCGTGCTGGCGCCCGGCCCGGTGGAGACGTTCGGCCTCGCCGCCCTGGAGGCGCTGGCCGGCGGCACGCCGGTGGTGGCGAGCGCGGACAGCGCCCTGCCCGAGGTGATCGGCGCGGCCGGGATCGCCGCGCCCGGCGAGGGACCGGCCTACGCGCAGGCCGTCCTGGACCTGATGGGCCGCCCGGAGCGCCGGCGGACGGCCCGCGAGCAGGCTTGCCGGTACCCGTGGGCGGCGTCGGTCGACGGCTTCCTCGCCGCGCACGGCATCGTGGCGGCACGGTGCTAA
- a CDS encoding glycosyltransferase family 4 protein — MRIALVTESFLPDVNGVANSVVRSAEHLLRRGHEPMVIAPRAAGGQDPVDAPYPVVRMPSLRMPGYPQLRLGLPTPALSAALRAHRAEVVHLASPFVLGAWGAAAAKSLGLPTVAVYQTDVAAYARAYGVGMTEGAAWRWIRTVHNSAQRTLVPSTGSAEALVAHGVRRVHMWRRGVDDVRFHPRHRSAGLRRALAPGGEVLVGFVGRLAVEKQVELLDEASRLPGVRLVVVGDGPAAASLRRALPRAVFAGVRHGAQLARLYASLDVFAHTGPYETFGQAVQEAMASGVPVVAPALGGPLDQVTHERTGLLVPPFEAAGFTAAVAALAADPEMRAAFGAAGRVAIEGRSWSAVGDELIGHYRAVTAGVPDGRMAVGR, encoded by the coding sequence ATGCGAATCGCGCTGGTCACGGAGTCGTTCCTGCCGGACGTCAACGGTGTCGCGAACTCGGTGGTGCGCTCGGCCGAGCATCTGCTGCGCCGCGGCCACGAGCCGATGGTGATCGCGCCGAGGGCCGCCGGCGGACAGGACCCGGTCGACGCGCCGTACCCGGTGGTGCGGATGCCGTCGCTGCGGATGCCGGGCTACCCGCAGCTCCGGCTGGGGCTGCCCACGCCGGCGCTGAGCGCGGCGCTGCGCGCACACCGGGCCGAGGTCGTCCATCTGGCCAGCCCGTTCGTGCTGGGCGCCTGGGGCGCGGCGGCCGCGAAGTCGCTGGGGCTGCCCACGGTGGCGGTCTACCAGACCGACGTCGCCGCCTACGCCCGCGCGTACGGGGTCGGCATGACCGAGGGCGCGGCGTGGCGGTGGATCCGGACGGTGCACAACTCGGCGCAGCGGACCCTGGTGCCCTCCACCGGCTCGGCCGAGGCGCTGGTGGCGCACGGCGTCCGGCGCGTGCACATGTGGCGGCGCGGCGTGGACGACGTCCGGTTCCACCCGCGGCACCGCAGCGCGGGCCTGCGCCGCGCCCTCGCACCGGGCGGCGAGGTCCTCGTCGGATTCGTGGGTCGCCTGGCCGTGGAGAAGCAGGTGGAGCTGCTGGACGAGGCGAGCCGGCTGCCGGGCGTGCGGCTGGTCGTCGTGGGTGACGGGCCCGCGGCCGCGTCGCTGCGCCGGGCGCTGCCCCGCGCGGTCTTCGCCGGGGTGCGGCACGGCGCGCAGCTCGCCCGGCTGTATGCCAGCCTGGACGTGTTCGCGCACACCGGACCGTACGAGACGTTCGGGCAGGCGGTGCAGGAGGCGATGGCCAGCGGCGTGCCGGTGGTGGCGCCCGCACTCGGCGGGCCGCTCGACCAGGTCACCCACGAACGGACCGGCCTGCTGGTGCCGCCCTTCGAGGCGGCCGGGTTCACGGCGGCGGTCGCGGCGCTGGCCGCCGATCCGGAGATGCGGGCCGCGTTCGGCGCCGCGGGCCGGGTGGCGATCGAGGGCCGCAGCTGGTCCGCGGTCGGCGACGAGCTGATCGGGCACTACCGGGCCGTGACGGCCGGGGTGCCCGACGGGAGGATGGCGGTGGGCCGGTGA
- a CDS encoding phytase, whose amino-acid sequence MRTVAFTTAVVLSAVAAPGPAAAAPEPAPRPVTATTETPALYDDEAGGDADADDPAIWIHPRLRSRSLVIGTAKNGGLRVYDLSGRQVQSVAAGEGGRFNNVDIVSGLPLGGARADVAVVTDRGRDRLRFYRIDPAAVARGDAPLVDVTAADVPLLFSRDEAEVEGQSTGYGLATYGRHAVVSRRHATRLGVFELRGEAGRVTYRGTDTLDLPSRFRLPNGRTWTPCAEPGELPQVEGMVVDDKAGVLYASQEDVGLWRIDLRGGRFAGGARLVEKVTEYGAPATYDPETEECTVSGPGYGGRIRADVEGATIYRTGRGDGYLLISSQGDSRFFVYDLRTNRPVSGFTVADGRFADGVQHSDGAAATSTPLPGYPQGLLVLHDGENTPDQGRVSTNFKFVDWRSLRLR is encoded by the coding sequence ATGCGTACCGTTGCCTTCACCACCGCCGTCGTCCTGTCCGCCGTCGCCGCGCCCGGCCCGGCCGCGGCCGCACCCGAACCGGCGCCGCGCCCGGTCACCGCGACCACCGAGACGCCCGCGCTCTACGACGACGAGGCCGGCGGCGACGCGGACGCCGACGACCCCGCCATCTGGATCCACCCGCGGCTGCGGTCGCGCAGCCTGGTCATCGGCACGGCGAAGAACGGCGGGCTGCGCGTCTACGACCTGAGCGGCCGGCAGGTCCAGTCCGTCGCGGCCGGCGAGGGCGGCCGGTTCAACAACGTGGACATCGTCTCCGGTCTGCCGCTGGGCGGCGCCCGGGCCGACGTCGCCGTGGTCACCGACCGCGGACGCGACCGCCTGCGCTTCTACCGGATCGACCCGGCCGCCGTGGCGCGCGGCGACGCGCCGCTGGTGGACGTCACGGCCGCCGACGTGCCGCTGCTCTTCTCCCGCGACGAGGCCGAGGTGGAGGGTCAGTCGACCGGCTACGGCCTGGCGACCTACGGACGTCACGCGGTGGTCAGCCGCCGGCACGCCACCCGGCTGGGCGTCTTCGAGCTGCGCGGCGAGGCCGGCCGGGTCACCTACCGCGGCACCGACACGCTCGACCTGCCCTCGCGGTTCCGGCTCCCGAACGGCCGGACCTGGACGCCCTGCGCCGAGCCGGGCGAACTCCCCCAGGTCGAGGGCATGGTCGTCGACGACAAGGCGGGCGTGCTCTACGCCAGCCAGGAGGACGTCGGCCTGTGGCGGATCGACCTGCGCGGCGGCCGCTTCGCCGGCGGGGCCCGCCTCGTCGAGAAGGTCACCGAATACGGTGCGCCGGCCACCTACGACCCGGAGACCGAGGAGTGCACGGTCTCCGGCCCCGGTTACGGCGGCCGGATCCGCGCCGACGTGGAGGGCGCCACCATCTACCGCACCGGACGCGGCGACGGCTACCTGCTCATCTCCAGCCAGGGCGACAGCCGGTTCTTCGTGTACGACCTGCGCACCAACCGGCCGGTGAGCGGCTTCACCGTGGCCGACGGCCGGTTCGCCGACGGCGTGCAGCACTCCGACGGCGCGGCGGCGACGTCGACGCCGCTGCCCGGCTACCCGCAGGGGCTGCTGGTGCTGCACGACGGCGAGAACACCCCGGACCAGGGCCGGGTCAGCACCAACTTCAAGTTCGTCGACTGGCGGTCGCTGCGGCTGCGGTGA
- a CDS encoding CehA/McbA family metallohydrolase has translation MTGIERRHFLIGAAAAGAAAVVLGPVEFAYAAGGDQVGTVTGHIDYGAPDWVYIPVRVPPGVNRITVSYGYDRPVPPPGYDGNALDIGVFDEGGIGLGDAAGFRGWSGGFRTEFTISASDATPGYLPGPVRPGTWHVIVGPYKVAPAGLNWTVTVTLSSAATGAPFRPRPAPHTATGRGRAWYRGDMHLHTVHSDGRRTPAEAAAGARAAGLDYIVSTEHNTSSAAGVWGEFAGPDLLVIDGEEITTRNGHYTALGLPAGTWIDWRYRAVDGALARFVREIHAVGGLAVAAHPLAPCVGCGWKFGFAGLDAVEVWNGPWTLDDEAVVANWDNLLVAGARAGGWIPAVGNSDAHSEPQVIGLPHTVVYADGLNRRAILSAVRAGRAWIAESSAVDVEFGAAGGTRRAGIGERLAVSDDTPVTVTLAVTGAPGGIVRLITDQGLRSSRALPADGPGTVTWTTTPRNSRYVRAEVRRPQPTASTPDTMVALTNPIFLGRPGNHPED, from the coding sequence ATGACGGGGATCGAGCGGCGCCACTTCCTGATCGGCGCGGCCGCGGCCGGCGCGGCCGCCGTCGTGCTCGGCCCGGTCGAATTCGCGTACGCCGCCGGCGGCGACCAGGTCGGCACCGTGACCGGGCACATCGACTACGGGGCACCGGACTGGGTGTACATCCCGGTACGGGTGCCGCCCGGTGTCAACCGGATCACCGTCTCCTACGGCTACGACCGGCCCGTCCCGCCGCCCGGCTACGACGGGAACGCGCTGGACATCGGCGTCTTCGACGAGGGCGGCATCGGGCTCGGCGACGCCGCCGGCTTCCGCGGCTGGTCCGGCGGCTTCCGCACCGAGTTCACCATCAGCGCCTCCGACGCGACGCCCGGCTATCTGCCCGGCCCGGTCCGGCCCGGCACCTGGCACGTCATCGTCGGGCCCTACAAGGTCGCGCCGGCGGGACTGAACTGGACCGTCACCGTGACGCTGTCCTCCGCCGCGACCGGCGCGCCGTTCCGGCCGCGTCCCGCACCGCATACCGCGACCGGTCGCGGCAGGGCCTGGTACCGGGGCGACATGCATCTGCACACCGTCCACTCCGACGGCCGCCGGACACCCGCCGAGGCGGCGGCCGGCGCCCGCGCCGCGGGGCTGGACTACATCGTCTCCACCGAGCACAACACGTCCAGCGCCGCCGGCGTGTGGGGCGAGTTCGCCGGTCCGGATCTGCTCGTCATCGACGGCGAGGAGATCACCACCCGCAACGGCCACTACACCGCGCTCGGCCTGCCCGCCGGCACCTGGATCGACTGGCGTTACCGGGCCGTCGACGGCGCCCTGGCGCGCTTCGTACGTGAGATCCACGCCGTCGGCGGCCTCGCCGTCGCCGCGCATCCCCTGGCACCCTGCGTCGGCTGCGGCTGGAAGTTCGGCTTCGCCGGTCTCGACGCCGTCGAGGTCTGGAACGGCCCGTGGACCCTCGACGACGAGGCGGTCGTCGCCAACTGGGACAACCTGCTCGTCGCGGGCGCCCGCGCCGGCGGCTGGATCCCGGCCGTCGGCAACAGCGACGCGCACAGCGAGCCGCAGGTCATCGGCCTGCCGCACACCGTCGTGTACGCCGATGGGCTGAACCGCCGCGCGATCCTCTCCGCGGTGCGGGCCGGCCGCGCGTGGATCGCCGAGTCCTCCGCTGTCGATGTCGAGTTCGGCGCCGCCGGCGGCACCCGCCGGGCCGGCATCGGCGAGCGGCTCGCGGTGAGCGACGACACCCCGGTCACCGTCACGCTGGCGGTCACCGGCGCGCCCGGCGGCATCGTGCGGCTGATCACCGACCAGGGCCTGAGGTCGTCCCGCGCGCTGCCGGCCGACGGACCCGGAACGGTCACCTGGACCACCACGCCCCGGAACTCCCGGTACGTCCGGGCCGAGGTGCGCCGTCCACAGCCGACCGCGAGCACGCCCGACACGATGGTCGCGCTCACCAACCCGATCTTCCTGGGGCGGCCCGGTAATCACCCGGAGGACTGA
- a CDS encoding DUF2157 domain-containing protein, which yields MEQSTDDRSAPVPADPDTDRLRAALGRLVGRGVLDDSQAAAVVAEFAGLPQPSRAGGLRRIFGEIAGYVGASFVVGACLLFLGDEWESLGRLGRFAILAGMAVALFAAGMAVWWNAMQADRDGRSASPGDDLHRRLASTLFTGAAAAAAFAAYASLESSTKDYEAYAAEAPFAASVAGLAVVAVGYLLARTALGQLGMAVAAFAVYATLLELLDVPDYSALLGLGTIALGALWAVLAWRGLVAERRLGLAIAVALALIGAQFVVGESGHAWTVLGYVLTALVAGACFTAYAKIRDWVLLAGGVVGATLVVPEVLYDVTDGSLGPSGVMLAAGVTLLIGSLAGLRIRATPSTGT from the coding sequence GTGGAACAGAGCACAGACGACCGATCCGCGCCCGTGCCCGCCGACCCGGACACCGACCGGCTGCGCGCCGCGCTCGGCCGCCTGGTCGGGCGGGGTGTGCTGGACGACTCGCAGGCCGCCGCGGTCGTCGCGGAGTTCGCCGGTCTGCCCCAGCCGTCGCGCGCGGGCGGCCTGCGGCGGATCTTCGGCGAGATCGCCGGCTACGTCGGCGCCTCGTTCGTCGTCGGCGCGTGCCTGTTGTTCCTCGGCGACGAGTGGGAATCGCTCGGCCGGCTCGGGCGGTTCGCGATCCTCGCCGGCATGGCCGTCGCGCTGTTCGCCGCCGGCATGGCCGTGTGGTGGAACGCGATGCAGGCCGATCGCGACGGGCGGAGCGCCTCGCCGGGCGACGACCTGCACCGCCGGCTGGCGAGCACGCTGTTCACCGGCGCCGCTGCCGCCGCCGCCTTCGCGGCGTACGCCAGCCTCGAGTCGAGCACAAAGGACTATGAGGCCTACGCGGCCGAGGCGCCGTTCGCCGCCTCGGTCGCGGGCCTCGCGGTGGTCGCCGTCGGTTACCTGCTCGCCCGTACGGCACTGGGCCAGCTCGGCATGGCCGTCGCGGCGTTCGCCGTGTACGCGACCCTGCTGGAACTGCTGGACGTCCCGGACTACTCCGCTCTGCTGGGCCTCGGCACGATCGCGCTGGGCGCGCTCTGGGCCGTGCTGGCCTGGCGGGGACTGGTGGCCGAACGTCGTCTCGGGCTCGCGATCGCGGTGGCCCTCGCGCTGATCGGCGCGCAGTTCGTGGTCGGCGAGTCCGGCCATGCCTGGACCGTCCTCGGCTACGTCCTGACGGCGCTGGTGGCCGGTGCCTGCTTCACCGCGTACGCGAAGATCCGTGACTGGGTCCTCCTGGCCGGCGGCGTCGTCGGGGCCACCCTGGTGGTGCCGGAGGTGCTCTACGACGTGACCGACGGTTCCCTCGGCCCCAGCGGCGTCATGCTGGCCGCGGGCGTCACCCTGCTGATCGGCAGCCTGGCCGGGCTCCGCATCCGCGCCACCCCGTCGACGGGCACCTAG
- a CDS encoding dCMP deaminase — protein MDLDPDRRWLREAIRASRSCLPSPTAYSVGAVIVDEHGRERSRGFSRDRDPVVHAEQSALLRLGGSGADLSRSTIYTSMEPCTVRRSAPRTCADLIIAARLRRVVLALPEPPLFARCLGIETLRNAGIEVVTIPDLGAEVEAINAALLAG, from the coding sequence GTGGATCTGGATCCGGATCGGCGATGGCTGCGGGAGGCGATTCGGGCCTCCCGGTCGTGTCTGCCGAGCCCGACCGCCTACTCCGTCGGCGCGGTCATCGTCGACGAGCACGGCCGGGAGCGGTCCCGCGGGTTCTCCCGCGACCGGGATCCCGTCGTGCACGCCGAGCAGTCCGCCCTCCTGCGACTCGGTGGGAGCGGCGCGGACCTGTCCCGGTCCACCATCTACACGTCGATGGAGCCCTGCACCGTCCGCCGGTCCGCGCCGCGCACCTGCGCGGACCTGATCATCGCGGCCCGGCTCCGGCGGGTCGTGCTCGCGCTGCCCGAGCCGCCGCTCTTCGCCCGCTGCCTCGGCATCGAGACGCTGCGCAACGCCGGCATCGAGGTCGTGACGATCCCCGACCTCGGCGCGGAGGTGGAGGCGATCAACGCGGCCCTGCTCGCCGGCTGA
- a CDS encoding serine/threonine-protein kinase: protein MPAKIGRFRVVRRLGSGAFATVWLAEDDSLDSSVAIKVLADNWAHDPDVRARFEQEAQVLRRADSERLVRIHDVDELPDGRPYQIMTYAAGGTLAERLEAGPMPVRVALRTTADIARAVADLHDAGVLHRDLKPSNVLFATVRGTERLLVADLGLAKSLAHASGFTVVAGTPGYMAPEQSRPGGGLDVRADVHAIGAMAYQMLTGRKPAAGACAPSKLRSGVSRQVDQIVLRALDADRTRRWPSAAAFADAIEDVLGASPFRRRSLVLQGFGLLVAVGAAAALGGSASASEEGWTRVADASGRLSVAVPDDWAGQARTGGWNPASLGLADERAPGLLVGSDLPRWSDTASRAPGVFAGVGTAIGGATLPVHAGCTRQPDRRVTAAGLDGIVRRWTNCVGTPVTYSEVALSSGRGDGVYVQIRQADAIDRTDEVLAGLRYS, encoded by the coding sequence ATGCCCGCCAAGATCGGTCGCTTTCGCGTCGTCCGGCGGCTTGGCTCCGGCGCCTTCGCCACGGTCTGGCTCGCCGAGGACGACTCCCTCGACTCCTCGGTCGCGATCAAGGTGCTGGCCGACAACTGGGCACACGACCCCGATGTCCGCGCCCGCTTCGAGCAGGAGGCGCAGGTGCTGCGGCGCGCGGATTCCGAGCGCCTGGTGCGGATACACGACGTCGACGAGCTGCCCGACGGGCGGCCGTACCAGATCATGACCTACGCCGCCGGCGGCACGCTCGCCGAGCGCCTCGAGGCCGGGCCGATGCCGGTCCGTGTGGCGCTGCGGACGACCGCGGACATCGCCCGGGCCGTCGCCGACCTGCACGACGCCGGCGTGCTGCACCGCGATCTCAAACCGTCCAACGTGCTGTTCGCGACGGTCCGCGGCACCGAGCGGCTGCTGGTGGCCGACCTCGGCCTCGCCAAGTCCCTCGCCCACGCGTCCGGCTTCACCGTGGTGGCCGGCACGCCGGGCTACATGGCGCCGGAGCAGTCCCGCCCCGGTGGCGGCCTCGACGTGCGTGCCGACGTGCACGCGATCGGCGCTATGGCGTACCAGATGCTCACCGGCCGGAAACCGGCCGCCGGAGCCTGCGCACCGTCGAAGCTGCGGTCGGGGGTCTCCCGGCAGGTCGATCAGATCGTGTTGCGGGCCCTGGACGCCGACCGGACCCGCCGCTGGCCGTCGGCCGCGGCCTTCGCCGACGCGATCGAGGACGTGCTCGGCGCCAGCCCGTTCCGCCGGCGTTCCCTTGTCCTGCAAGGCTTCGGGCTCCTGGTCGCGGTGGGTGCGGCCGCCGCGCTCGGCGGTTCGGCGTCCGCGAGCGAGGAGGGCTGGACGCGGGTCGCGGACGCCTCCGGGAGGCTCTCGGTCGCGGTGCCCGACGACTGGGCCGGGCAGGCGAGGACCGGCGGCTGGAACCCGGCCTCGCTGGGCCTCGCGGACGAGCGTGCGCCGGGCCTGCTCGTCGGATCCGACCTCCCCCGATGGTCGGATACGGCGAGCAGGGCCCCCGGCGTCTTCGCCGGCGTGGGCACCGCCATCGGCGGCGCCACGCTGCCGGTCCATGCCGGCTGCACCCGGCAGCCCGACCGCCGGGTCACCGCCGCCGGGCTCGACGGCATCGTGAGACGGTGGACGAACTGCGTGGGTACGCCGGTCACCTACAGCGAGGTCGCACTCTCGTCGGGGCGCGGCGACGGCGTCTACGTCCAGATCAGGCAGGCCGACGCGATCGATCGCACCGACGAGGTCCTCGCCGGGCTCCGCTACTCCTAG
- a CDS encoding RNA polymerase sigma factor: MSNDDQEELARRAAAGDSAALNELLGLIRPNVLRRCARFLPCWQDAEEACQDVLLQVARNIDRFEGRSAFSTWLHVVIANSARQTYRSLKRRAAEEAHEHPPVEVPDPRTTSVIAGSRLDLLDALERIEARKPELVAPMVLRDICQLEYREIAVQLSIPEGTVKSRIHQARGQVREYLTQGM, encoded by the coding sequence ATGAGCAACGATGACCAGGAGGAGCTCGCGCGCCGCGCGGCGGCGGGTGATTCGGCGGCCCTCAACGAGCTGCTCGGGCTGATCCGGCCGAACGTGTTGCGCCGCTGCGCCCGCTTCCTGCCGTGCTGGCAGGACGCGGAGGAGGCCTGTCAGGACGTGCTGTTGCAGGTGGCCCGCAACATCGACCGGTTCGAGGGCCGGTCGGCGTTCAGCACCTGGCTGCACGTGGTCATCGCCAACAGCGCGCGGCAGACGTACCGGTCGCTCAAGCGGCGCGCCGCCGAGGAGGCGCACGAGCATCCGCCGGTGGAGGTTCCGGATCCCCGCACCACGAGCGTCATCGCCGGATCGCGGCTCGATCTGCTGGACGCGCTGGAGCGGATCGAGGCCCGCAAGCCGGAGCTGGTCGCGCCGATGGTGCTGCGCGACATCTGCCAGCTGGAGTACCGGGAGATCGCGGTGCAGCTGAGCATCCCGGAGGGCACCGTGAAGTCCCGCATCCACCAGGCGCGGGGCCAGGTCCGCGAGTACCTGACGCAGGGGATGTAG